A window of Shewanella mesophila contains these coding sequences:
- a CDS encoding ATPase, T2SS/T4P/T4SS family produces MFNVLVSTTKGTKVGEFQCIHSECIVGKDPEQLIVLRGFKISKHHATLRQNEQGIFILDNKSRTGIRVNDEKHQEFGPLSLKDKIQVGDYQLRVQSSDPEFNSKPATDSAPQPAPTPAVPLPKKDVAPPTTIDSELAAKIQLRNEWRRKVHTELLKQMDLRRVNVNEMSDVELRAQSEVLIKQIIDNINLPQEIEVAALTKEVLDETIGLGPLEALIDDIDVTEIMVNSHDQIFYEKAGNLYLSDIAFSDDQAVLGAIERIVTPIGRRIDESSPMVDARLKDGSRVNAVIPPLALKGPCITIRKFMQRRLNCTDLVKFGSMSEAMADFLEMAVMQKRNIVISGGTGSGKTTLLNVLSNFIPDNERIVTVEDAAELQLYQPNLVALEARPPNQEGKGAVEIRDLVKNCLRMRPDRVVIGECRGGEALDMLQAMNTGHDGSLTTAHSNSPRDCISRLEVMVMMAGMDLPVMAIREQITSAVNIIVQQSRFSDGSRRITSICEVTGIEGSMVQLSEIFKFQQTGFNEQGKVQGYYTATGTLPEFYEQLRKQGVAVKLDIFDKETGHE; encoded by the coding sequence ATGTTTAATGTCTTAGTGAGTACAACAAAAGGCACCAAGGTTGGCGAGTTTCAATGTATTCATAGTGAGTGCATTGTTGGAAAAGACCCAGAACAACTGATCGTGTTAAGAGGCTTTAAGATCTCTAAGCATCACGCGACGTTACGCCAAAATGAACAAGGGATTTTCATTCTAGATAACAAGAGCCGAACGGGTATTAGGGTCAATGATGAAAAGCATCAAGAATTTGGCCCGCTATCACTCAAAGATAAAATACAGGTGGGTGATTACCAGTTAAGAGTGCAAAGCAGCGATCCTGAGTTTAATAGTAAACCAGCGACCGACTCGGCGCCTCAGCCTGCTCCAACGCCGGCAGTGCCACTCCCCAAAAAGGATGTAGCACCACCAACGACAATAGATTCAGAGCTAGCCGCCAAGATACAACTGCGCAACGAATGGCGTCGTAAGGTACATACCGAACTGCTTAAGCAGATGGATCTGCGCCGCGTTAACGTTAACGAAATGAGTGACGTTGAACTCAGAGCGCAAAGCGAAGTATTGATCAAACAGATCATCGACAACATCAATCTTCCACAAGAGATCGAAGTAGCTGCGTTAACCAAAGAGGTACTTGACGAGACCATAGGCCTAGGTCCTTTAGAAGCACTGATCGACGATATCGATGTCACAGAGATCATGGTTAATAGCCATGATCAGATCTTCTATGAAAAGGCAGGTAACCTTTATCTTTCAGATATTGCCTTTTCAGATGATCAAGCTGTCTTAGGTGCGATCGAGCGGATCGTAACACCTATAGGTAGGCGAATAGATGAAAGCTCGCCCATGGTCGATGCTCGCCTAAAAGATGGCTCAAGGGTTAATGCCGTTATCCCTCCTCTAGCGCTAAAAGGTCCCTGCATAACAATACGTAAGTTTATGCAACGCAGGCTCAATTGCACCGACTTAGTCAAGTTCGGCTCGATGAGCGAAGCCATGGCGGACTTTCTCGAAATGGCTGTCATGCAAAAACGTAATATCGTCATCTCTGGCGGTACGGGCTCAGGTAAAACAACGTTACTGAACGTGCTATCAAACTTTATCCCCGACAACGAACGCATTGTCACAGTAGAGGATGCAGCCGAACTACAGCTTTACCAACCCAATCTAGTGGCGCTAGAAGCCCGGCCACCTAACCAAGAAGGCAAGGGAGCGGTGGAGATCCGCGATCTGGTGAAAAACTGCCTACGTATGCGACCAGATAGAGTGGTTATTGGCGAATGTCGTGGTGGTGAGGCGCTAGATATGTTGCAGGCAATGAACACGGGGCATGATGGCTCACTAACAACAGCTCATTCAAACTCACCACGAGACTGTATTTCCCGCCTCGAAGTGATGGTGATGATGGCAGGAATGGATCTGCCAGTAATGGCAATACGTGAACAGATCACCTCTGCGGTTAATATCATAGTGCAGCAATCTCGTTTCTCCGATGGGTCGAGACGAATTACCAGCATCTGTGAAGTCACAGGGATCGAAGGTTCGATGGTACAGCTATCGGAGATCTTTAAGTTTCAACAAACGGGCTTCAACGAACAAGGAAAAGTACAAGGATATTACACCGCAACAGGCACCTTACCAGAGTTCTATGAGCAACTAAGAAAGCAAGGTGTTGCCGTTAAACTCGACATTTTTGACAAGGAAACTGGTCATGAGTAG
- a CDS encoding type II and III secretion system protein family protein: MKLLKIIAFFGVCLMLPSVTMAHNNKQMKLYVGAVELYKASNVERIVVGNGKVLSAKVVDNKGVLLIGEAPGNTDLQLWQKDGKLIKLSLTVTSDNSLRTTAMVKKMLSAFPSLTVTESDGLIIVQGEAALGQKEQLEKILEGSPNIVSLVKYLKFAKTMAPMVKMQVKIVEFNKSTLNNVGIKWETAMAGPAYGVAKGFTANPIFNVASPGQYTEAITEAITGNIGVLDTRGWSSLGIVSGIGSQIQLLSEKGDARMLAEPNLTTRSGESASFLAGGEFPIRSVSGLGAVDVEFKEYGIKLDIEPVVDDELNIVSRVMAEVSSIDPSVAVDGVPGMLTRRTESVINVKNHETIVISGLVNSEMSKIVNKFPILGDIPILGELFKSRDFKDDKTELVIFVTPVVVYPGQEDHDAQLNRGLEMAEEATKLEAFYILD; the protein is encoded by the coding sequence ATGAAACTATTAAAAATCATCGCCTTTTTTGGGGTTTGCCTCATGCTGCCCTCTGTCACCATGGCACACAATAATAAACAGATGAAACTCTATGTTGGAGCTGTTGAACTCTATAAGGCCAGCAACGTAGAACGCATTGTGGTAGGTAACGGCAAAGTACTTAGCGCTAAAGTCGTTGATAATAAGGGAGTGTTACTTATCGGCGAAGCACCGGGAAATACCGATCTTCAGCTTTGGCAAAAAGATGGCAAGTTGATCAAGCTAAGTCTTACTGTGACATCCGATAACAGTCTACGCACAACTGCAATGGTAAAGAAGATGCTCAGCGCCTTTCCATCGCTGACCGTCACCGAAAGTGACGGCCTAATCATAGTGCAAGGTGAAGCAGCACTTGGGCAAAAAGAGCAACTGGAGAAGATCCTTGAGGGCAGTCCAAATATTGTATCTCTGGTGAAGTATCTAAAGTTTGCTAAAACCATGGCTCCCATGGTGAAGATGCAGGTCAAAATCGTCGAATTCAATAAGTCGACACTAAACAATGTCGGCATAAAATGGGAAACCGCCATGGCGGGCCCCGCCTATGGTGTGGCAAAAGGTTTTACCGCTAACCCCATATTCAATGTCGCCTCTCCAGGCCAGTACACCGAAGCAATAACCGAAGCGATCACAGGTAATATCGGCGTATTAGATACTCGCGGATGGAGCTCACTGGGTATCGTCTCTGGTATCGGCTCGCAGATCCAACTGTTATCGGAAAAGGGTGATGCTCGTATGCTCGCCGAGCCTAACCTAACCACTCGCAGTGGCGAGTCAGCCAGTTTCTTAGCTGGTGGTGAGTTTCCAATTCGGAGCGTCAGCGGTTTAGGTGCTGTCGATGTCGAATTTAAAGAATATGGCATCAAACTAGATATCGAGCCGGTTGTTGATGATGAGCTCAATATTGTCAGCCGAGTGATGGCAGAGGTCAGTTCTATCGATCCCTCCGTTGCCGTTGACGGCGTTCCCGGCATGCTAACCCGACGCACCGAATCTGTCATCAATGTTAAAAATCACGAGACCATAGTGATCTCCGGTTTGGTTAACAGCGAAATGTCAAAAATCGTCAATAAGTTTCCTATTCTCGGCGATATCCCCATCCTCGGAGAGCTATTCAAGTCACGTGACTTTAAAGATGACAAGACCGAATTAGTCATCTTTGTCACCCCAGTCGTTGTCTATCCGGGGCAAGAAGATCACGATGCTCAACTCAATCGTGGCCTAGAGATGGCCGAAGAAGCAACTAAGCTCGAAGCTTTCTATATCTTGGACTAG
- the cpaB gene encoding Flp pilus assembly protein CpaB, producing MKLKSIDFNWILLVIALVLGGISAWATKNYFITKEQQLRDELSRDNIEMADVIVATKELRKGDIISDQNMSVRQIRADTLPLDAIHPSRFGEVAGQMILEPMLPGRPLIGTYLPGMRVAQFSDILQEGQRAITIDIDEINSSAGMLVPSDHIDVLLAFKEDKDGKDREKLQLLIEDATVLATGRRSIDINPELVDTLYDNPNAYNTVTLALSVEDAARVALAKEKGNFVTLLRNQKETSALEFVSLHEGQIFDTSEERLENSVEVITGGSGIKTSTQTYPLSNEMLEQLSQQKDKAVL from the coding sequence ATGAAACTTAAATCAATTGATTTCAATTGGATATTGCTAGTTATTGCCTTGGTATTAGGTGGTATTTCAGCGTGGGCAACCAAAAATTACTTTATCACCAAAGAGCAACAACTACGTGATGAACTGTCACGTGACAATATTGAGATGGCTGACGTCATCGTTGCTACCAAAGAGCTGCGTAAAGGGGATATTATTTCAGATCAAAATATGTCGGTTCGGCAAATTCGTGCCGATACCCTGCCTCTGGATGCTATTCACCCAAGTCGCTTCGGCGAAGTTGCGGGCCAGATGATACTTGAGCCAATGTTACCGGGCAGACCACTCATTGGAACCTATCTACCCGGTATGCGAGTAGCCCAATTCTCAGACATTCTCCAAGAGGGTCAGCGAGCCATTACCATAGATATCGATGAAATTAACTCATCGGCAGGCATGCTCGTGCCTTCAGATCATATCGATGTGTTACTCGCTTTTAAGGAAGATAAAGACGGCAAAGATCGTGAAAAGTTACAACTTCTTATCGAAGATGCAACGGTATTAGCGACCGGACGACGCAGTATTGATATCAACCCCGAGCTAGTCGATACCCTCTATGATAATCCAAATGCCTACAACACAGTGACATTAGCCCTATCGGTTGAAGATGCCGCGCGAGTCGCACTAGCCAAGGAGAAAGGTAATTTCGTTACCCTACTAAGAAACCAAAAAGAGACCTCAGCCCTAGAGTTTGTCTCGTTACATGAGGGACAGATTTTCGATACCTCAGAAGAGAGACTAGAAAATAGTGTCGAAGTGATCACCGGTGGCAGCGGCATCAAGACCAGTACCCAAACCTACCCCCTTTCAAACGAGATGTTAGAGCAGCTCAGTCAACAAAAAGATAAAGCCGTATTATGA
- a CDS encoding pilus assembly protein gives MVKKSTILGQGMTEYIIIVALIAVSAIGVYSFFGKTMRNQVAGLAAELSGQDSGAQIGAAKSSAGKATQVANKDYNLGNYNEGANGASGGTGSGGGSGVD, from the coding sequence ATGGTGAAAAAATCAACAATACTGGGTCAAGGAATGACAGAATACATCATCATAGTCGCCTTAATTGCTGTATCAGCCATTGGGGTTTATAGCTTTTTCGGGAAAACCATGCGCAATCAAGTTGCAGGCTTAGCAGCCGAACTTTCAGGCCAGGATTCAGGCGCACAAATTGGCGCAGCCAAGAGCTCAGCTGGCAAAGCAACTCAAGTCGCCAATAAAGATTACAACTTAGGCAACTACAATGAAGGAGCCAACGGCGCAAGCGGTGGAACGGGTTCTGGAGGCGGTAGCGGCGTAGATTAA
- a CDS encoding Flp family type IVb pilin: MLNKKQRGQGMTEYIIIVALIAVSAIGVYSFFGKTIRNQVAGLSAEMSGNDSSGQITNAQGAATKADQVANKDYNLGSYDKAANSSAKSN; this comes from the coding sequence ATGTTAAATAAAAAACAACGCGGTCAAGGTATGACTGAATATATCATTATCGTTGCACTCATTGCCGTTTCGGCTATCGGTGTATACAGCTTCTTCGGTAAAACCATCCGTAATCAGGTCGCTGGACTATCGGCAGAAATGTCGGGAAATGATTCTTCCGGTCAAATTACTAATGCACAAGGTGCTGCAACCAAGGCAGACCAAGTAGCAAATAAAGATTATAACCTTGGTTCCTACGACAAGGCGGCTAATAGCAGCGCTAAAAGCAACTAG
- a CDS encoding response regulator transcription factor codes for MYNGELFTLSRCPRNIQLLRSTAGLLNLKTNILTHQNTDPLVSWKNSKHEQKILFHFINNVQNDLINIPPAVMEDGKHVAICETLSLDDELILLKLGFSAATNTEEPPHNILKMVGNVLRENLHFSLKALSKYILTQQKKSHSSNQVTLFSGITKKEKEVLSFVCKGLRNSEIANKMNVSVNTVKMHLQNIYKKTNCRSRGQLLVKYQQQM; via the coding sequence ATGTATAATGGTGAATTATTTACCCTGAGTAGATGTCCTAGAAATATCCAATTATTAAGAAGCACTGCGGGCTTACTCAACTTAAAAACAAATATACTCACACACCAAAATACCGATCCACTCGTCTCATGGAAAAACTCTAAACATGAGCAAAAGATCCTATTTCACTTTATCAATAATGTCCAAAATGATCTTATCAATATTCCACCAGCGGTAATGGAAGATGGTAAACATGTCGCTATCTGTGAAACGCTATCTTTAGATGATGAGCTGATTCTTTTAAAACTCGGCTTCTCTGCTGCAACTAACACCGAAGAACCGCCTCACAACATATTGAAAATGGTTGGTAATGTTCTGAGAGAAAACTTACATTTCAGCCTAAAAGCACTTTCAAAATATATCCTAACTCAGCAAAAAAAATCACATTCAAGTAATCAAGTGACCTTATTTTCAGGCATAACCAAGAAAGAGAAAGAAGTACTCTCTTTTGTCTGTAAAGGACTGAGAAATTCTGAAATCGCTAACAAGATGAATGTTTCAGTCAACACAGTAAAAATGCATCTGCAAAACATCTATAAAAAAACAAATTGCAGAAGCAGAGGGCAACTATTGGTAAAATACCAACAGCAAATGTAA
- a CDS encoding M16 family metallopeptidase, which yields MSVLDAFHLLHILPGRLSTLNRIHLVAVSPNQPYQDADILAKVFTEKGLWLANKPSAKTPLNCIESVNSQVSLHSVTLTLACPDDQLETALSLLVDIWSAKSFSNLDIAKLRRQLALDKHINAFNGNEIEKLWAEKILGQTHPYNGALNNEAQQKTLTHQSLEKIVHQAAIQSQWHLIIERDASIESQQKTVIAAQMKRLPVPSSFSEPKLDSFKPYGKTLYVIDAPGSVQTQVRLGYHLPLQAHSSDSGQIDSSFSCELLSRWLGRSFSGRLYYDLRERRGLTYGIYGRCFDNPMATILKYYGSTQLQHTGAFIKGILDHLQLAQIELAEDDEVKALADYNQNQFNLMFDDSAHRTARYIQLLSKQQEWQAIVNQQAQWQRLNSLTLQQAAQQVFHASPVIVIRGDLDKIKPDLQEKLPDWQIVTP from the coding sequence GTGAGTGTGCTAGACGCCTTTCATCTCCTGCATATACTCCCAGGCAGACTCTCTACGCTTAACCGCATTCATTTAGTCGCAGTTAGCCCAAACCAGCCTTATCAAGATGCGGATATCTTGGCCAAGGTCTTTACTGAAAAAGGGCTTTGGCTAGCAAATAAGCCATCTGCAAAAACACCTCTCAACTGCATAGAAAGCGTTAACTCACAAGTGAGTCTACATAGCGTTACGCTTACCTTGGCCTGCCCTGATGACCAGCTTGAAACGGCCTTATCGCTATTAGTCGATATATGGTCAGCTAAAAGTTTTAGCAATTTAGATATCGCCAAACTAAGACGACAACTCGCACTCGATAAACATATCAACGCGTTTAATGGTAACGAAATAGAGAAGCTGTGGGCGGAAAAAATATTGGGACAAACCCATCCCTATAATGGCGCGCTCAATAATGAAGCACAGCAAAAAACGCTAACACATCAGTCTCTTGAAAAGATTGTTCATCAAGCAGCGATCCAAAGCCAGTGGCACCTAATCATCGAACGCGACGCGTCAATTGAGTCGCAGCAAAAAACAGTTATCGCAGCGCAGATGAAACGACTGCCTGTGCCATCGAGTTTCAGTGAACCAAAGCTAGATAGCTTTAAACCCTATGGTAAAACCCTCTACGTTATCGACGCGCCGGGCAGCGTACAAACCCAAGTTCGCCTTGGTTACCATTTGCCATTACAGGCTCACAGCAGTGATAGTGGCCAGATAGACAGCTCTTTTAGTTGCGAACTTCTGAGCCGTTGGCTAGGAAGAAGTTTTTCAGGCAGACTTTACTATGATCTGCGTGAACGACGAGGACTCACCTATGGAATTTATGGACGTTGCTTCGACAACCCCATGGCGACAATTTTAAAGTACTATGGTAGTACCCAGTTACAGCACACAGGGGCTTTTATTAAAGGGATTTTAGATCATTTACAACTAGCCCAAATTGAGCTCGCCGAAGACGACGAGGTTAAAGCCCTAGCAGATTACAATCAAAACCAATTCAACTTAATGTTTGATGATTCCGCTCATCGTACAGCGCGCTATATTCAGCTGCTGAGTAAACAGCAAGAGTGGCAAGCGATAGTGAATCAGCAAGCTCAATGGCAACGCCTCAACTCGTTGACATTACAGCAAGCTGCACAGCAAGTGTTCCATGCTTCCCCAGTGATCGTTATTCGTGGCGATCTCGATAAAATAAAACCCGATCTCCAGGAAAAACTACCAGATTGGCAGATAGTGACACCATAA
- a CDS encoding M16 family metallopeptidase, which translates to MKLNTAWRLINPLLIIAMPFISTLVQASEQELTTLAAPLYQLEQTIQYQRLDNGLQLRLLPLRNKQSVALASQFGVGSRNEAVGQTGYAHLFEHMLFKGSKNAPGDSYSQTMSSLSGKFNASTFFDYTNYYVNVPSRALQLALWLEADRFIRPALTEQTVKNQQQTVLEEMATTIDNQPYIRPAMEFLLSQVKGSPYGHAVIGSKTDIEAATTESLTQFHQTFYRPDTLQLSIVGQVPSQTLTWVKAYFADWPMPSNTPQGFHPLQVNRQSVHHEIIDARGPWPGLLLAWHTVGRSHQDAAAISLVESYLLQSRSSVLAKLSLKEPKQLLYYSLPLTMEHFGVMNLVMVPRANTALDQLTQQITAIIDDLAADGLTSEQLKQLKLRSLQQQLVKLDNDISLATTLSATLKQDRFTPLSGPWERIKAVTNDDIIRVTRQYLQPGVVRLDLLPPWYIRWSKAVLEWLPTGWTDSLEEQVL; encoded by the coding sequence GTGAAATTGAACACTGCTTGGCGCTTGATTAATCCATTGCTGATAATAGCAATGCCCTTTATATCGACTCTTGTTCAAGCGAGCGAGCAGGAGTTAACGACATTAGCCGCGCCGCTCTACCAACTAGAACAAACCATACAATACCAGCGCCTCGATAATGGTTTGCAGCTAAGGCTGTTACCCCTTAGAAATAAGCAGAGTGTCGCGCTGGCAAGTCAATTCGGGGTCGGCTCCCGCAACGAAGCAGTCGGTCAAACTGGTTACGCACATCTGTTTGAACATATGCTTTTCAAAGGCAGTAAAAATGCTCCCGGAGACAGCTACAGCCAAACGATGAGCTCCCTGAGTGGCAAATTTAACGCCAGTACCTTCTTCGATTACACCAATTACTATGTGAATGTCCCAAGCCGCGCCCTACAGCTAGCACTATGGTTAGAAGCAGATCGTTTTATTCGTCCAGCATTAACGGAGCAAACCGTCAAAAATCAGCAACAAACCGTGCTAGAGGAGATGGCGACCACCATAGATAATCAGCCCTATATTCGTCCTGCTATGGAATTCTTGCTAAGTCAAGTCAAAGGCAGCCCCTATGGTCATGCAGTGATCGGATCTAAAACTGATATTGAAGCGGCGACAACCGAGAGCCTAACTCAGTTTCATCAGACATTTTACCGCCCTGATACCCTGCAACTAAGCATAGTGGGGCAAGTGCCATCACAGACACTCACCTGGGTAAAAGCGTATTTTGCTGACTGGCCGATGCCAAGCAACACACCCCAAGGCTTTCATCCACTCCAGGTGAATAGGCAGTCTGTGCACCATGAGATCATCGATGCTCGAGGCCCTTGGCCAGGTTTATTGCTGGCATGGCACACTGTAGGTCGTTCGCATCAAGATGCCGCCGCCATCAGTTTAGTTGAATCCTACCTGTTACAAAGCCGCTCAAGTGTATTGGCTAAACTCAGCCTTAAGGAGCCTAAACAGTTGCTGTATTACTCATTGCCATTGACTATGGAACATTTTGGCGTGATGAACCTGGTGATGGTACCAAGGGCCAACACCGCCCTAGATCAGCTCACCCAGCAGATCACAGCGATTATCGATGACCTTGCAGCCGATGGGCTCACATCCGAACAACTTAAGCAGTTAAAACTACGATCACTACAGCAGCAGCTGGTAAAACTAGATAACGATATCAGCTTAGCGACAACGCTCAGCGCGACCCTTAAACAAGATAGATTTACCCCACTATCTGGCCCATGGGAACGCATCAAGGCCGTCACCAACGACGATATTATTCGGGTCACTCGACAATATTTACAGCCTGGTGTCGTCCGTTTAGATCTGCTGCCGCCTTGGTATATTCGCTGGAGTAAAGCGGTACTCGAATGGCTACCGACAGGATGGACAGACTCATTAGAGGAGCAAGTGCTATGA
- the norR gene encoding nitric oxide reductase transcriptional regulator NorR, producing the protein MALSQTELTRMALDITSGLSNHDRFSRLLDTVRQCLKCDAAALLQFSGQQFTPLAIDGLSPDVLGRRFVLQDHPRLEAIARAGDIVRFPSDSDLPDPYDGLIPNQGDNLTVHACIGLPLIADGSLIGAVTIDGFDPEQFNSFSNEQLRGISAIAAASLNNALLIDKLEKQAVQLQWDSAPSNSRINALETELIGQSVVMQTLQQEIAVAAPTDLNVLILGETGTGKELIANAIHQNSTRAAQPLVYLNCAALPESVAESELFGHVKGAFTGAISNRSGKFEMADKGSLFLDEIGELPLTLQAKLLRVLQYGDLQKIGDDRSLKVDVRIIAATNKNLKNEVLAGRFRADLYHRLSVFPLVAPPLRERGQDITLLCGFFVERSRQQLGLQSLRLSSASLKLLGEYAWPGNVRELEHSIYRAGILARAKSTNNIALITPEHFEFSANAQSSEPSSLEIQPSLIAGNLKQATEQFQAGYINQVLTQHENNWAATARVLNIDSGNLHRLAKRLGLKHSKK; encoded by the coding sequence ATGGCGCTAAGTCAAACTGAACTGACTCGCATGGCCCTAGATATCACCTCGGGCTTGTCGAACCATGACAGATTTTCCCGTTTACTCGATACTGTTCGCCAATGCCTAAAGTGCGATGCAGCAGCCCTACTCCAATTTAGCGGACAACAATTTACCCCACTTGCGATTGATGGTCTTAGTCCTGATGTTCTCGGCAGACGCTTTGTTTTACAAGATCATCCGAGACTCGAAGCCATAGCTCGCGCGGGCGACATTGTACGTTTTCCTTCCGATAGCGATCTGCCCGATCCTTATGATGGACTGATTCCGAACCAAGGTGACAATCTTACCGTACACGCCTGTATAGGCCTGCCGTTGATCGCCGACGGCAGCTTGATTGGTGCCGTCACCATAGATGGTTTCGACCCAGAACAATTTAACTCTTTTAGTAATGAGCAACTAAGGGGAATAAGTGCTATCGCGGCCGCGTCACTTAATAACGCCCTCTTGATTGATAAGCTGGAGAAACAAGCGGTTCAACTCCAATGGGATAGTGCACCGAGTAACTCGCGAATCAATGCCTTAGAAACCGAGTTAATTGGCCAATCTGTTGTGATGCAAACATTGCAGCAAGAGATTGCTGTAGCTGCACCGACGGATCTGAATGTACTGATTCTCGGTGAAACGGGGACGGGTAAAGAACTTATCGCCAATGCGATCCACCAAAATTCAACCCGCGCAGCCCAACCATTAGTCTATTTAAACTGTGCCGCATTGCCTGAGTCCGTCGCCGAAAGTGAACTCTTTGGTCATGTCAAAGGTGCATTTACTGGTGCCATTAGTAATCGTAGCGGCAAGTTTGAGATGGCCGACAAAGGTTCGCTATTCTTAGATGAAATAGGTGAATTACCACTAACGCTGCAAGCTAAATTACTGCGGGTCTTGCAATATGGAGACCTGCAAAAAATAGGTGATGATCGCAGTCTTAAGGTCGATGTTCGTATTATTGCCGCGACCAATAAAAACCTAAAGAATGAGGTTTTGGCAGGCCGATTCCGCGCCGATCTTTATCATAGACTCAGCGTCTTTCCTTTAGTTGCCCCACCACTGAGAGAGCGCGGCCAAGATATCACCTTACTATGCGGTTTCTTTGTCGAGCGCAGTCGCCAACAGCTGGGTTTACAAAGCCTAAGACTCAGTTCAGCAAGCCTCAAATTACTCGGTGAATATGCTTGGCCGGGTAACGTCAGGGAGTTAGAACATAGCATCTACCGTGCGGGGATATTGGCCAGAGCAAAGTCCACGAATAATATCGCGCTTATTACCCCAGAACACTTTGAGTTTTCAGCCAATGCCCAGTCTTCTGAGCCGTCCTCGCTAGAGATTCAACCAAGCCTTATCGCTGGCAACCTCAAGCAGGCCACCGAACAATTTCAAGCGGGTTATATTAATCAGGTGCTAACTCAACATGAGAATAATTGGGCCGCGACCGCTCGGGTGTTAAATATCGATTCAGGAAATTTACACAGACTAGCAAAACGGCTAGGGTTAAAGCATTCTAAAAAATAA